From a region of the Streptacidiphilus albus JL83 genome:
- a CDS encoding membrane protein, translated as MTTGSTVQGLRSPAMRHVLTHLITPLLMCLGMGLAYLGAFAAPSPHHLPVAVVGTTAEVKVFAQTVQDKAGNALDVRTVPDRQTAADELMARDISGAYIPGAHPEVLVASAGSDTSATVVEQAFTPVAAAQGAPLTITDLAPTAHGDPTGQALFFLLVAVSIGSYASVAVLGGVGGSLPMRLRALLVVGTSFVVSLLGALFAGPLFHLVSHGLWGVWAMSWLYSAGILFVGVGLHTFLKRWTTLGVMVLFVMLNFTSSGGIYEPALQNGFFGSLHAFWNGAGYLEGNRDLVYFHGHGLPRGIWTLAIWLVVGLAVTTIAGAVERRRERAAASDVAASDAVVGDAVAVPVLAGATAVDTATALRTAAPVGADERSERSERSERSEEDIEEEVEEAVGV; from the coding sequence ATGACCACGGGGAGTACCGTCCAAGGTCTGCGCAGTCCGGCGATGCGCCATGTGCTGACGCACCTGATCACTCCGCTGCTGATGTGCCTCGGCATGGGGCTGGCCTACCTGGGCGCCTTCGCCGCGCCCTCGCCGCACCACCTGCCGGTCGCCGTCGTCGGCACCACCGCCGAGGTCAAGGTCTTCGCCCAGACCGTGCAGGACAAGGCCGGCAACGCCCTGGACGTCCGCACCGTGCCGGACCGGCAGACCGCCGCCGACGAGCTGATGGCCCGCGACATCAGCGGCGCCTACATCCCCGGCGCGCACCCGGAGGTGCTGGTCGCCTCGGCCGGCTCCGACACCAGCGCCACCGTCGTGGAGCAGGCCTTCACCCCGGTCGCCGCCGCCCAGGGCGCCCCGCTCACGATCACCGACCTGGCGCCCACCGCGCACGGCGACCCGACCGGGCAGGCGCTGTTCTTCCTGCTGGTCGCGGTGAGCATCGGCTCCTACGCCTCGGTGGCGGTGCTCGGCGGCGTCGGCGGCAGCCTGCCGATGAGGCTGCGGGCGCTGCTGGTGGTCGGTACCTCCTTCGTGGTCAGCCTGCTCGGGGCGCTCTTCGCCGGGCCGCTGTTCCACCTGGTCTCCCACGGGCTGTGGGGCGTCTGGGCGATGAGCTGGCTGTACTCCGCCGGGATCCTCTTCGTCGGGGTCGGCCTGCACACCTTCCTCAAGCGGTGGACCACGCTCGGCGTGATGGTGCTGTTCGTGATGCTCAACTTCACCAGCTCCGGCGGCATCTACGAGCCCGCCCTGCAGAACGGCTTCTTCGGCAGCCTGCACGCCTTCTGGAACGGCGCCGGCTACCTGGAGGGCAACCGCGACCTGGTGTACTTCCACGGCCACGGACTGCCGCGCGGCATCTGGACGCTGGCGATCTGGCTGGTGGTCGGCCTCGCGGTGACCACGATCGCCGGAGCGGTCGAGCGGCGCCGTGAGCGGGCGGCGGCGAGCGACGTCGCAGCGAGCGACGCGGTGGTCGGCGACGCGGTCGCCGTCCCGGTCCTGGCCGGGGCCACGGCGGTCGACACCGCGACGGCGCTGCGGACGGCCGCGCCGGTCGGCGCGGACGAGCGGTCCGAGCGGTCCGAGCGGTCCGAGCGGTCCGAGGAAGACATCGAGGAAGAGGTCGAGGAGGCGGTCGGGGTCTGA
- a CDS encoding SGNH hydrolase domain-containing protein: MDRNQDASPTAVTPARESRHAFRPDIEGLRALALVAVLGYHAAVPGMTGGYVGVDVFFVISGYLITGLLFREAFTTGRIRLDEFYSRRARRLLPSAGLVLAAVCLAALLLVGPLSRTDLYHDVLAAALSVANWRFISEQTNYLAAGQAPSPLLHFWSLAVEEQFYLFWAPLCALLAWLLTRRVADPARRRRLLRLSLTGLTLVATVASLVLCLRWSQDSVSLAYLGTPSRVWQFGVGALIALLPTGLPSGLSSGLPTRLSARVPGSLTAPLRALCGWAGFAAILLAVFRYTTATPYPGTAALLPTLGAAAVILAGVPGRAGAEGTDGTARGAAGYGVGRLLGARAPRAVGRLSYNLYLWHWPILVLVGDRYGWALSWPAKAALTLAAVLPAAATMRWVERPLRSSRVVVELPRRGLSLGFSSVTIPVVLALTAGAMTLHSLGSATPVNTAGLPPGAVTGTSLLVGGAKAVGSGDVVPTPIQARNDFPPDGACEVPPAAVTSPPCLFGDTGSGHRIVLLGDSHAGQWFSAMLGIAASRHDALEELVKQGCPLAQLTVTNPQLGRTYTECGVWRANVLARLRSEPKPDLIVVASLNRYAADQTPAEQAKLLAAWNGTLTPLRALGVPIVYLQDTPVPGTDIPACVSDHQDTLGDCAVPRSQALWPDPLAGAIAAGQEPGVQTVGVNDVLCPAGGSSCPAVLDRILLYRDTAHLTNAAVVVLEPRLQHLLLAAGLLDAGGAGSGTADGWTTLLDDDFAGPAGARPNPALWQYDVGTCYQPCVANHWGTGEVETMTDSTANVRLDGHGALEIVPTRNGSTGAWSSGRIESRGDGFAAPAGGILRISATIALPHVSGAAATGYWPAFWTLGAGLRQGSTTGTGAATWPGVGELDAMENVNGLPSVLGTMHCGITPGGPCDEPTGLGSGAYPCQACTSGFHTYTVEIDRSVSPEQVRWYIDGTLYHQVSANRMDAATWDAAVHHGVFLILDLAVGGSLPGAYGGAAPTAATQPGNPMLVQQVTVMSRTGSGG, encoded by the coding sequence GTGGACCGGAACCAGGACGCGTCCCCCACGGCAGTGACTCCCGCGCGGGAGTCACGCCACGCGTTCCGCCCGGACATCGAGGGCCTGCGGGCCCTGGCGCTCGTCGCCGTCCTCGGATACCACGCCGCCGTCCCCGGTATGACCGGCGGATATGTCGGCGTGGACGTGTTCTTCGTCATCTCCGGCTACCTGATCACCGGACTGCTGTTCCGCGAGGCGTTCACCACCGGCCGGATCCGGCTGGACGAGTTCTACTCCCGCCGCGCCCGCCGACTGCTCCCCTCGGCCGGACTGGTGCTGGCCGCCGTCTGTCTGGCGGCGCTGCTGCTGGTCGGCCCGCTCTCCCGGACCGACCTCTACCACGACGTCCTCGCCGCCGCGCTCTCCGTGGCCAACTGGCGCTTCATCAGCGAACAGACCAACTACCTCGCGGCCGGGCAGGCCCCCAGCCCGCTGCTGCACTTCTGGTCGCTGGCGGTGGAGGAACAGTTCTACCTGTTCTGGGCGCCGCTCTGCGCGCTGCTGGCCTGGCTGCTGACCCGCAGGGTCGCGGACCCGGCCCGCCGCCGACGGCTGCTGCGGCTCTCGTTGACCGGGCTCACCCTGGTCGCCACCGTCGCGTCGCTGGTGCTCTGCCTGCGCTGGAGCCAGGACTCGGTGTCGCTGGCCTACCTGGGCACCCCCTCGCGGGTCTGGCAGTTCGGCGTCGGCGCGCTGATCGCGCTGCTGCCGACCGGGCTGCCGAGCGGCCTGTCCAGCGGGCTGCCGACCAGGCTCTCGGCGCGCGTCCCCGGGTCGCTGACCGCGCCGCTGCGCGCGCTCTGCGGCTGGGCCGGCTTCGCCGCGATCCTGCTGGCCGTCTTCCGCTACACCACGGCGACCCCCTACCCCGGTACGGCCGCGCTGCTGCCGACCCTCGGCGCGGCGGCGGTGATCCTGGCCGGAGTGCCGGGGCGCGCCGGTGCCGAGGGGACCGACGGCACTGCGCGGGGCGCAGCCGGGTACGGTGTCGGCCGACTGCTCGGCGCCCGCGCGCCGCGCGCCGTGGGACGGCTCTCCTACAACCTCTACCTCTGGCACTGGCCGATCCTGGTCCTGGTCGGGGACCGCTACGGCTGGGCCCTCAGCTGGCCGGCCAAGGCCGCGCTCACCCTCGCCGCCGTCCTGCCCGCCGCCGCCACCATGCGCTGGGTCGAGCGACCGCTGCGCAGCTCCCGGGTGGTCGTCGAACTGCCCCGGCGCGGACTGTCGCTGGGCTTCAGCTCGGTCACCATCCCGGTGGTGCTGGCGCTGACCGCCGGGGCGATGACCCTGCACAGCCTCGGTTCCGCCACGCCGGTGAACACCGCCGGGCTGCCGCCGGGCGCGGTCACCGGGACCAGCCTGCTGGTCGGCGGGGCCAAGGCGGTCGGCAGCGGGGACGTCGTGCCGACCCCGATCCAGGCCCGCAACGACTTCCCGCCGGACGGCGCCTGCGAGGTCCCCCCGGCCGCCGTCACCAGCCCGCCCTGCCTCTTCGGCGACACCGGCAGCGGGCACCGGATCGTGCTGCTGGGCGACTCCCACGCGGGCCAGTGGTTCTCGGCGATGCTGGGCATAGCCGCCTCCCGGCACGACGCACTGGAGGAACTGGTCAAGCAGGGCTGCCCGTTGGCCCAGCTGACGGTCACCAACCCGCAGTTGGGCCGGACCTACACCGAGTGCGGGGTGTGGCGGGCCAATGTGCTGGCCCGGTTGCGCAGCGAGCCCAAACCCGACCTGATCGTGGTCGCCTCGCTCAACCGCTACGCCGCCGACCAGACCCCGGCCGAGCAGGCGAAGCTGCTGGCCGCGTGGAACGGGACGCTGACCCCGCTGCGCGCCCTGGGCGTCCCGATCGTCTACCTCCAGGACACCCCGGTCCCCGGCACCGACATCCCCGCCTGCGTGTCGGACCATCAGGACACCCTCGGCGACTGCGCGGTGCCGCGCTCCCAGGCGCTGTGGCCGGACCCGCTGGCCGGGGCGATCGCGGCCGGGCAGGAGCCGGGGGTGCAGACGGTCGGCGTCAACGACGTGCTCTGCCCGGCCGGGGGGAGCAGCTGCCCGGCCGTGCTGGACCGGATCCTGCTGTACCGGGACACCGCCCACCTGACCAATGCCGCCGTGGTGGTCCTGGAACCCCGGCTGCAGCACCTGCTGCTCGCCGCCGGGCTGTTGGACGCCGGCGGTGCCGGGAGCGGCACGGCGGACGGCTGGACCACCCTGCTCGACGACGACTTCGCCGGTCCGGCCGGAGCCCGTCCCAATCCCGCCCTGTGGCAGTACGACGTGGGGACCTGCTACCAGCCGTGCGTGGCGAACCACTGGGGCACCGGCGAGGTGGAGACGATGACCGACTCCACCGCCAATGTCCGGCTGGACGGCCACGGCGCGCTGGAGATCGTCCCCACCCGGAACGGCAGCACCGGCGCCTGGTCCTCGGGCCGGATCGAGTCCCGGGGCGACGGCTTCGCCGCGCCGGCCGGCGGCATCCTCCGGATCTCGGCCACGATCGCCCTGCCACATGTCTCCGGGGCTGCCGCGACCGGCTACTGGCCGGCCTTCTGGACCCTGGGCGCGGGGTTGCGCCAGGGGAGCACGACCGGAACCGGGGCCGCGACCTGGCCCGGCGTCGGCGAGCTGGACGCCATGGAGAACGTCAACGGCCTGCCCTCGGTCCTCGGGACGATGCACTGCGGCATCACCCCGGGCGGTCCCTGCGACGAGCCGACCGGGCTCGGCTCGGGTGCGTACCCGTGCCAGGCCTGCACCTCGGGCTTCCACACCTACACGGTCGAAATCGACCGCTCGGTCTCGCCGGAGCAGGTCCGCTGGTACATCGACGGCACCCTCTACCACCAGGTGTCGGCCAACCGGATGGACGCTGCGACCTGGGACGCCGCCGTCCACCACGGGGTGTTCCTGATCCTCGACCTGGCGGTCGGCGGCTCGCTGCCCGGCGCCTACGGCGGTGCCGCGCCCACGGCGGCGACCCAGCCGGGCAACCCGATGCTGGTGCAGCAGGTGACCGTGATGTCCCGTACCGGCAGCGGCGGCTGA
- a CDS encoding glycosyltransferase family 2 protein, whose translation MTDIRPTVRQVHAQIRDRPTPTSTAAPQAGAPNIGASDIGPPRLPEPRLPEPHLPAPPDDRELYWYFGPQRRWVLICTSLAFVLTAASMLAFSLRTPALWGFLAVLGLNVVASLLSSANSLRSRRLTRQSHEVLIRAWQPTEAPSVDLYLPTCGEPLDILANAYRAVATMEWPGQLDIWVLDDADRPEVAALAAEHGYHYVVRPDRGHLKKAGNLNHALTLSHGDYIAILDADFAPRADFLLHLAPYLADPAVGIVQSPQCFDTTESMGWIQRAAGSAQEWFFRWIQPSRDASDAAVCCGSNALYRRTALERAGGIARLDHSEDMYTGLALYEHGFRTLYVPVLLAKGTSPDSLGSFVNQQYRWAMGNLHLVRTRDLKRIGAPWRMRLCFYEGVVGYLSMFVNVVAAPLPPLVMMFCYPELVRPWHVLPMLAPLWLWHVLLPQVSRTRWRMEVIRANLLMSLAAGAAFLHTLRGHGAAWVPTGAGRARPGGLARRVVQTAAVWLVLTLGGAVAGLALDVHRVGWAPTWGLLLYVLVQCQIGLPLLRDLLRELRPGDGSRSPGRVRNRVRVPRPAMQPRRWPEALAVTSLLALVALVASGWVAPMLP comes from the coding sequence ATGACCGACATACGTCCGACCGTTCGGCAGGTCCATGCGCAAATTCGCGACCGGCCGACCCCGACGAGCACAGCTGCGCCGCAGGCCGGCGCACCGAATATCGGCGCATCGGACATCGGCCCGCCGCGCCTGCCCGAACCGCGCCTGCCCGAACCGCACCTGCCCGCGCCGCCCGACGACCGGGAGCTCTACTGGTACTTCGGGCCGCAGCGGCGCTGGGTGCTGATCTGCACCTCGCTCGCCTTCGTCCTCACCGCCGCCAGCATGCTGGCCTTCTCCCTGCGCACCCCGGCCCTGTGGGGCTTCCTCGCCGTCCTCGGGCTCAATGTCGTGGCCTCGCTGCTGTCCAGCGCCAACAGCCTGCGCAGCCGCCGGCTCACCCGGCAGTCGCACGAGGTGCTGATCCGTGCCTGGCAGCCGACCGAGGCGCCCAGCGTCGACCTCTACCTGCCGACCTGCGGCGAACCGCTCGACATCCTCGCCAACGCCTACCGGGCGGTGGCGACGATGGAGTGGCCAGGACAGCTCGACATCTGGGTGCTCGACGACGCCGACCGGCCCGAGGTCGCCGCGCTCGCGGCGGAGCACGGCTACCACTACGTGGTCCGCCCCGACCGGGGGCACCTCAAGAAGGCCGGCAACCTCAACCACGCCCTGACCCTCAGCCACGGCGACTACATCGCGATCCTGGACGCCGACTTCGCGCCCCGCGCGGACTTCCTGCTGCACCTCGCGCCCTATCTGGCCGACCCCGCCGTCGGCATCGTGCAGAGCCCGCAGTGCTTCGACACGACCGAGAGCATGGGCTGGATCCAGCGCGCGGCCGGCTCGGCCCAGGAGTGGTTCTTCCGCTGGATCCAGCCCTCCCGGGACGCCAGCGACGCCGCCGTCTGCTGCGGCAGCAACGCGCTCTACCGGCGCACCGCACTGGAGCGGGCCGGCGGCATCGCCCGGCTCGACCACAGCGAGGACATGTACACCGGGCTCGCCCTGTACGAGCACGGCTTCCGCACCCTGTACGTCCCGGTGCTGCTGGCCAAGGGCACCTCGCCGGACAGCCTGGGCTCCTTCGTCAACCAGCAGTACCGCTGGGCGATGGGCAACCTGCACCTGGTCCGCACCCGCGACCTGAAGCGCATCGGCGCGCCCTGGCGGATGCGGCTCTGCTTCTACGAGGGCGTCGTCGGCTACCTGTCGATGTTCGTCAACGTGGTCGCCGCCCCGCTGCCGCCGCTGGTGATGATGTTCTGCTACCCGGAGCTGGTCCGGCCCTGGCACGTGCTGCCGATGCTCGCGCCGCTCTGGCTCTGGCACGTGCTGCTGCCGCAGGTCAGCCGCACCCGCTGGCGGATGGAGGTGATCCGCGCCAACCTGCTGATGAGCCTGGCCGCCGGAGCCGCCTTCCTGCACACCCTGCGCGGGCACGGCGCCGCCTGGGTGCCGACCGGCGCCGGCCGGGCCCGCCCCGGAGGGCTGGCCCGCCGGGTGGTGCAGACCGCCGCCGTCTGGCTGGTGCTCACCCTCGGCGGTGCGGTCGCGGGGCTCGCCCTGGACGTCCACCGCGTCGGCTGGGCGCCGACCTGGGGCCTGCTGCTCTATGTGCTGGTGCAGTGTCAGATCGGACTGCCGCTGCTGCGCGACCTGCTCCGCGAGCTGCGTCCGGGCGACGGCAGCCGGAGCCCGGGTCGGGTCCGGAACAGGGTCAGGGTGCCGCGCCCGGCCATGCAGCCCCGCCGCTGGCCCGAGGCGCTGGCGGTCACCTCCCTGCTCGCCCTGGTCGCCCTGGTCGCCTCCGGCTGGGTCGCCCCGATGCTTCCGTAG
- a CDS encoding DUF2461 domain-containing protein has translation MTFQGWPAEALEFYEGLEADNSRTFWNDHKEVYETCVAAPMLDLLDRLEDEFGEGRVFRPYRDVRFSADKSPYKTAIGATLAAGGYIQLSADGLAVAGGYHQLAPDQLDRYRQAAADDRTGRQLLRTIGAVEKRGPQVRSTEQLKTAPRGYPKDHPRVELLRHKNLYAWQEWPPESWLGTPAAEQYVVDALHAIAPLRRWLDEHVGDSTAPARR, from the coding sequence GTGACCTTCCAAGGCTGGCCCGCCGAAGCGCTGGAGTTCTACGAGGGACTCGAAGCCGACAACTCCCGGACGTTCTGGAACGACCACAAGGAGGTCTACGAAACCTGCGTGGCGGCACCGATGCTCGACCTGCTCGACCGACTGGAGGACGAGTTCGGGGAGGGCCGGGTTTTCCGGCCGTACCGGGACGTCCGCTTCAGCGCGGACAAGTCCCCCTACAAGACCGCGATCGGCGCCACCCTCGCCGCCGGCGGCTACATCCAGCTGTCGGCCGACGGGCTGGCCGTCGCCGGCGGCTACCACCAGCTCGCCCCGGACCAGCTGGACCGCTACCGCCAGGCAGCCGCCGACGACCGGACCGGCCGTCAACTGCTCAGGACCATCGGCGCCGTGGAGAAGCGCGGGCCGCAGGTCCGCTCGACGGAGCAGCTGAAGACCGCGCCGCGCGGCTACCCGAAGGACCACCCGCGGGTGGAACTGCTGCGCCACAAGAACCTCTACGCCTGGCAGGAATGGCCCCCGGAGAGCTGGCTGGGCACCCCGGCGGCCGAGCAGTACGTGGTGGACGCCCTGCACGCCATCGCCCCGCTCCGGCGCTGGCTGGACGAGCACGTGGGGGACTCGACCGCGCCCGCCCGACGCTGA
- a CDS encoding helix-turn-helix domain-containing protein, protein MRDDAPAAAPTPAPAEADADAVAAALEDRLAARLAELRTEHGWSLDELASRSGISRSTLSRLERREISPTAALLGRLCAVYRRTMSRLLAEVEPEPPQLVPAAAQTVWQDPASGFTRRAVSPPHPGLRGEVVEGVLRPGADIAYDGPPVPGLEQHIWVLEGAVEISADDRVQRLEAGDSLRFRLWGRSRFHCPGPEPVRYAVFVVLP, encoded by the coding sequence ATGAGAGACGACGCCCCCGCCGCTGCTCCCACCCCCGCTCCCGCCGAGGCCGACGCGGACGCCGTGGCCGCCGCCCTGGAGGACCGACTGGCGGCCCGGCTGGCCGAGCTGCGCACGGAGCACGGCTGGTCGCTGGACGAGCTGGCGAGCCGCAGCGGAATCAGCCGCTCGACGCTCTCGCGGCTCGAACGCCGGGAGATCAGCCCCACCGCCGCGCTGCTCGGCCGGCTCTGCGCGGTCTACCGGCGGACCATGTCCCGACTGCTGGCGGAGGTGGAGCCGGAGCCGCCGCAGCTGGTACCGGCCGCAGCCCAGACCGTCTGGCAGGACCCGGCCTCCGGCTTCACCCGCCGCGCGGTCTCCCCGCCCCACCCCGGCCTGCGCGGGGAGGTCGTCGAGGGCGTCCTGCGCCCCGGCGCGGACATCGCCTACGACGGGCCGCCGGTCCCGGGACTGGAACAGCACATCTGGGTGCTGGAGGGCGCCGTGGAGATCAGCGCCGACGACCGGGTACAGCGACTGGAGGCGGGCGACAGCCTCCGCTTCCGACTCTGGGGCCGTTCGCGCTTCCACTGCCCGGGGCCGGAACCGGTGCGCTACGCGGTGTTCGTGGTCCTGCCCTGA
- a CDS encoding GNAT family N-acetyltransferase gives MSATAPPTPVLSRLSAADFPAAAADLAGLLADTVADGASLGFLSPFGHAEAAAWWTDRVPAVAGGSLLVWLARDASPASSFSASPLGGVAADAPAAVGTVSLALESRPNGRHRAEVVKLMVHPSARGRGLARALLATAEAAAAAAGADLLLLDTETDSSAEHLYRSAGWTRYGVVPGYAADPHGTLRDCSFFYKRPAPAADRPGPGYSAAD, from the coding sequence ATGTCCGCCACCGCTCCCCCGACCCCCGTCCTCTCCCGACTGTCCGCCGCCGACTTCCCGGCAGCCGCCGCCGACCTGGCCGGCCTCCTCGCCGACACCGTCGCGGACGGCGCCTCGCTGGGCTTCCTCAGTCCCTTCGGACACGCGGAGGCCGCCGCCTGGTGGACCGACCGGGTCCCGGCCGTGGCCGGGGGCAGCCTGCTGGTCTGGCTCGCCCGCGACGCCTCCCCCGCCTCCTCCTTTTCTGCTTCCCCCCTTGGCGGCGTCGCTGCCGACGCCCCCGCCGCCGTCGGGACTGTCAGCCTGGCCCTGGAGTCCAGGCCCAACGGCCGGCACCGCGCCGAGGTGGTCAAGCTGATGGTCCACCCGAGCGCCCGGGGCCGAGGGCTCGCCCGTGCCCTGCTGGCCACCGCCGAGGCGGCCGCGGCCGCCGCCGGCGCGGACCTCCTGCTGCTGGACACCGAGACCGACAGCTCCGCCGAACACCTCTACCGCAGCGCCGGCTGGACCCGCTACGGCGTCGTCCCCGGATACGCGGCGGACCCGCACGGAACGCTGCGCGACTGCAGCTTCTTCTACAAGCGACCGGCCCCGGCGGCGGACCGCCCCGGGCCGGGGTACTCAGCCGCCGACTGA
- a CDS encoding methylated-DNA--[protein]-cysteine S-methyltransferase, with protein MTVYTRIESPLGELLLVGEDSPTANGGTALTSLSMPDQRNAARIGTDWRAADAAFDEAARQLREYFEGRRTAFELELAAEGTPFQQRVWAAVDTVGYGSTVSYGELARRAGVARSDARAVGTAVGANPLLLVRACHRVIGADGSLRGYAAGIPRKEALLTLEGALQPQLG; from the coding sequence ATGACCGTCTACACCAGAATCGAAAGCCCGCTGGGCGAGCTGCTGCTCGTCGGCGAGGACTCCCCGACCGCGAACGGCGGCACCGCGCTGACCTCGCTGTCCATGCCCGACCAGCGGAACGCGGCGCGGATCGGGACCGACTGGCGGGCGGCGGACGCGGCCTTCGACGAGGCCGCCCGCCAGCTCCGGGAGTACTTCGAGGGCCGGCGCACCGCGTTCGAGCTGGAGCTCGCCGCCGAGGGCACCCCCTTCCAGCAGCGGGTGTGGGCGGCGGTGGACACCGTCGGCTACGGCAGCACGGTCAGCTACGGCGAGCTCGCCCGCCGGGCCGGTGTCGCCCGGTCCGACGCCCGGGCGGTGGGGACGGCGGTCGGGGCCAACCCGCTGCTGCTGGTCCGCGCCTGCCACCGGGTGATCGGCGCCGACGGCAGCCTGCGCGGCTACGCGGCCGGCATCCCCCGGAAGGAGGCCCTGCTCACCCTGGAGGGCGCCCTCCAGCCCCAACTCGGCTGA
- a CDS encoding 2OG-Fe(II) oxygenase — protein MTTTLTTAGAGPAARVAEADWPALAEELDAFGAATTPLLLDPAECRAVADLYDAPGLFRSTVDMARYRFGSGQYRYFSYPLPEPVAQLRAALYPRLLPIVRAWADRLGRPAPWPESLDEWLAMCHQAAQLRPTPILLRYGPGDWNALHRDLYGDLVFPLQVVIGLDEPATDYRGGEFLLVEQRPRAQSRGSSTVLRQGCGLVFATRDRPVRSARGWSAAPVRHGVSTVRSGRRHTLGLVFHDAL, from the coding sequence ATGACCACCACTCTCACCACCGCCGGGGCCGGACCGGCCGCCCGCGTGGCCGAGGCCGACTGGCCTGCCCTGGCGGAGGAACTCGACGCCTTCGGTGCCGCCACGACGCCGCTGCTGCTCGACCCGGCCGAGTGCCGGGCCGTCGCCGACCTGTACGACGCCCCGGGGCTGTTCCGCTCCACCGTCGACATGGCCCGGTACCGGTTCGGCTCGGGTCAGTACCGGTACTTCAGCTATCCGCTGCCGGAGCCGGTCGCGCAGTTGCGGGCAGCCCTGTATCCACGGCTGCTGCCGATCGTCCGGGCCTGGGCCGACCGGCTGGGTCGGCCGGCGCCCTGGCCGGAGAGCCTGGACGAGTGGCTGGCGATGTGCCACCAGGCTGCCCAGCTCCGGCCGACGCCCATCCTGCTGCGCTACGGGCCGGGCGACTGGAACGCCCTCCACCGCGACCTCTACGGGGACCTGGTGTTCCCGCTGCAGGTGGTCATCGGCCTGGACGAGCCGGCCACGGACTACCGGGGCGGCGAGTTCCTACTGGTCGAGCAGCGTCCCCGGGCCCAGTCCCGGGGCTCGTCGACGGTGCTGCGACAGGGCTGCGGCCTGGTCTTCGCCACCCGCGACCGGCCGGTGCGCTCCGCCCGGGGCTGGTCCGCCGCCCCGGTCCGGCACGGGGTCAGCACCGTCCGCTCGGGCCGGCGCCACACCCTGGGCCTGGTCTTCCACGACGCGCTGTGA
- a CDS encoding DMT family transporter, whose product MNRKAWLLFALVSVLWGIPYLLIKIAVSDLSAPVVVVARTGIAAAILLPFAVRGGALRGMRQRLGSIVLLTLTHITGPFLLITYGETHIPSSLAALLIATQPVLIAILAVRGNDASEKVRGWRAVGLGVGLAGVVCVVGLDTSGDRYRLLGAGMVLLAALGYAAATLIVKRRFADVPPLGVVASTMTLNTVVLLPVALLTAPSRLPDASALGAVALLGVLCTATAFLAFYRLIAEAGAGRAALITYVDPIIAVLLGVAVLHEALHASALAGFVLVLIGSWLSTRRAAPAVERTPEPAAALVEGRQAAFRV is encoded by the coding sequence ATGAATCGCAAAGCGTGGCTGCTGTTCGCCCTGGTGTCGGTGCTGTGGGGGATCCCCTACCTGCTGATCAAGATCGCCGTCTCCGACCTCTCCGCGCCGGTGGTGGTCGTGGCCCGAACCGGGATCGCGGCGGCGATCCTGCTGCCCTTCGCGGTCCGCGGCGGTGCGCTCCGGGGGATGCGTCAAAGGCTGGGCTCCATCGTGCTGCTGACGCTCACTCATATAACCGGGCCGTTCCTGCTGATCACCTACGGCGAGACCCATATCCCCTCCTCGCTCGCCGCGCTGCTGATCGCCACCCAGCCGGTGCTGATCGCGATCCTGGCCGTCCGCGGGAACGACGCCTCGGAGAAGGTGCGCGGCTGGCGCGCGGTCGGACTGGGGGTCGGACTGGCCGGGGTGGTCTGCGTGGTGGGCCTCGACACCAGCGGCGACCGCTACCGGCTGCTGGGTGCCGGCATGGTGCTGCTCGCGGCGCTCGGCTACGCCGCCGCCACGCTCATTGTGAAGCGCCGGTTCGCGGACGTCCCGCCGCTGGGGGTGGTCGCCTCCACGATGACCCTGAACACGGTGGTGCTGCTCCCGGTCGCGCTGCTCACCGCCCCGTCCAGGCTGCCCGACGCCTCGGCGCTCGGGGCGGTGGCCCTGCTCGGGGTGCTCTGCACGGCGACCGCGTTCCTGGCCTTCTACCGGCTGATCGCCGAGGCGGGCGCCGGACGTGCGGCGCTGATCACCTATGTGGACCCGATCATCGCCGTGCTGCTGGGCGTGGCCGTGCTGCACGAGGCGCTGCACGCCTCCGCGCTGGCCGGCTTCGTCCTGGTGCTGATCGGTTCCTGGCTGTCCACCCGCCGGGCCGCCCCGGCGGTGGAGCGCACCCCGGAGCCGGCGGCGGCGCTGGTCGAGGGGCGACAGGCCGCGTTCCGGGTCTGA